From one Salmo salar chromosome ssa09, Ssal_v3.1, whole genome shotgun sequence genomic stretch:
- the LOC106613020 gene encoding junctional adhesion molecule 3B, whose amino-acid sequence MALQRLMSFFILYSILGYIPSLGVILRTTDKTVWANEFEPIELTCLIESISTNNPRIEWKKIQNGVPSYVYFQNQISGDLEHRAQLIQPANLLILNTSRADTAEYRCEVAAIDDHKHFDEILISLAVRVKPVVPRCSVPVAVTVGTSSELRCLENEGFPASQYRWFRNNEELPQDPKSSPKFINSTYSINADTGGLKFRRMRKEDAGEYYCQAKNVAGHAQCPTQLMDVYDVDIVWIFLKVLAALAGFIVVMVGVCHAHKHRCFSSGKDLTGTNYKLPAQDDGVDYAEADEGHFRHKSSFII is encoded by the exons ATGGCGTTACAACGACTGATGTCTTTTTTCATCCTTTACTCGATTCTTG GCTACATTCCATCACTTGGGGTAATCCTCCGAACCACAGACAAGACTGTGTGGGCAAATGAATTTGAAC CTATTGAGTTGACCTGCTTGATAGAGTCCATCTCAACAAACAACCCCAGAATCGAATGGAAGAAAATCCAAAACGGCGTCCCTAGTTATGTGTACTTTCAAAATCAAATTTCGG GGGACTTGGAGCACAGAGCCCAGCTGATCCAGCCGGCTAAcctactgatcctcaacaccagcCGTGCAGACACTGCAGAGTACCGCTGTGAGGTCGCTGCCATTGATGACCACAAACACTTTGATGAAATTCTAATCAGTCTTGCTGTCAGGG TAAAGCCTGTGGTGCCCAGGTGCAGTGTGCCTGTGGCGGTGACTGTTGGCACGTCCTCTGAGCTGCGCTGCCTGGAGAACGAGGGCTTCCCTGCTTCACAGTACCGCTGGTTCCGCAACAACGAGGAGCTTCCCCAGGACCCAAAGAGCAGCCCCAAGTTTATCAACTCCACCTACTCCATTAACGCTGACACGGGTGGTCTG AAATTCCGCCGGATGAGGAAGGAGGATGCGGGGGAGTATTACTGCCAGGCAAAGAATGTAGCTGGACATGCACAGTGTCCCACACAGCTGATGGACGTCT ATGATGTCGACATTGTGTGGATTTTCCTGAAGGTGTTGGCGGCATTGGCTGGATTCATTGTTGTGATGGTGGGGGTTTGTCATGCACACAAACATCGCTGCTTCTCTTCCGGCAAGGATCTCACAGGAACCAA CTACAAACTTCCAGCGCAGGATGATGGCGTTGACTATGCCGAAGcagatgag GGTCACTTCCGTCACAAATCATCATTTATCATTTGA
- the LOC106613018 gene encoding vacuolar protein sorting-associated protein 26B-like, producing MSFFSFGQSAEIDVVLTDAETRKKAEHKTEDGKKDKYFLFYDGETVAGKVNVTLKNPGKRLEHQGIKIEFVGQIELYYDRGNHHEFVSLVKDLARPGELTQSQTFDFEFTHVEKPYESYTGQNVKLRYFLRATVSRRLNDISKEMDIVVHTLSTYPELNSSIKMEVGIEDCLHIEFEYNKSKYHLKDVIVGKIYFLLVRIKIKHMEIDIIKRETTGTGPSVYHENDTIAKYEIMDGAPVRGESIPIRLFLAGYEMTPTMRDINKKFSVRYYLNLVLIDEEERRYFKQQEITLWRKGDVVRKSMSSQATIGAQRFEGSVSLESALEKAAREDSA from the exons ATGAGTTTCTTCAGTTTTGGCCAAAGTGCAGAAATTGATGTAGTTCTGACTGATGCTGAGACGAGAAAGAAGGCTGAACATAAGACTGAAGATGGGAAGAAGGACAAATATTTCCTATTTTATGATGGGGAGACTGTGGCAGGAAAGGTCAACGTTACACTGAAGAACCCTGGGAAAAGACTGGAACATCAAGGCATCAAAATCGAATTTGTAGGCCAGATTG AGCTGTACTACGACAGAGGAAACCATCATGAGTTTGTCTCCCTGGTGAAAGATCTGGCAAGGCCTGGTGAGCTTACTCAGTCACAGACCTTCGACTTTGAGTTCACCCATGTTGAGAAGCCCTATGAGTCCTACACAGGCCAGAATGTGAAGCTACG GTATTTTCTGCGCGCTACGGTGAGCAGGAGACTGAATGACATCAGTAAAGAGATGGATATTGTGGTGCACACACTCAGCACGTACCCAGAGCTCAACTCGTCAATAAAAATGGAAGTTGGGATCGAAGACTGTCTCCACATTGAGTTTGAGTACAACAAATCCAA GTACCACCTGAAAGATGTCATTGTGGGTAAAATCTACTTCCTGCTGGTGCGGATTAAAATCAAGCACATGGAGATTGACATCATCAAAAGGGAGACAACTGGCACCGGTCCTAGTGTGTACCATGAAAATGACACCATCGCCAAATATGAGATCATGGATGGAGCTCCTGTCCGAG GAGAGTCAATTCCAATACGGTTGTTTCTGGCTGGCTATGAGATGACCCCTACCATGCGAGACATCAATAAGAAGTTCTCTGTGCGTTACTACCTTAATCTAGTGCTGattgatgaggaggagagacgcTACTTCAAACAGCAG GAAATCACACTGTGGAGGAAAGGGGATGTGGTGAGGAAGAGCATGTCGAGCCAGGCCACCATCGGAGCCCAGCGGTTTGAGGGCTCAGTCAGTTTAGAGAGTGCTCTGGAGAAGGCGGCGAGGGAGGACAGCGCCTAA